From one Planktothrix agardhii NIES-204 genomic stretch:
- a CDS encoding putative peptidase, with the protein MTEQKKYPTSNTRQGRWYLGSRSYALLGLGCLTGLVLFSSRVIATDEFSIPVEAEPVEASVPSAPEATTGYSDNLTVPNTEPEPTYSEPATVPDYSTPDPSYSEPAPNPEPEYYSEPYSPEIPNIVPPPEQEIVFPETPPAEESPANAYIDPTDYQIGATDGYEAPSTVVFSERSTGCEAALELGQSAGDLCVPAYPSSIYQAENNQVPYTGNTPYIGNNNLGSIPNPLLDGGNTAYGQPNSSYTNGFVANSEANIGGGYEANYTYNQQPQSVDYGSGGSYSGEVAVTGFSPIQVGPMVVSSMSNSGLTYYNRTQRPAAVRGNGNSSALFPLTIPSPITSLFGWREHPVLGYGRFHTGIDLGADEGTPVVASYSGQVSVADWLGGYGMAVVLNHSEKSQETLYGHLSELFVKPGEQVKQGEVIGRVGSTGISTGPHLHFELRKLTSQGWVAIDPRNDIEVALAQLLNTMKVAQVPSSEFIAKLAEKTTDVETGIPKLPPLPPGVDVMIPNLEPPTLNFGFAENLKSPG; encoded by the coding sequence ATGACGGAACAGAAAAAATATCCAACATCCAATACCCGCCAAGGACGTTGGTACTTGGGTTCAAGAAGTTACGCCCTTTTGGGTTTAGGTTGTCTTACGGGTTTAGTCCTATTCAGTAGCCGTGTAATTGCTACGGATGAATTTTCTATACCCGTGGAAGCGGAACCTGTGGAAGCGTCTGTTCCCAGCGCTCCTGAAGCGACTACAGGATACAGTGATAACTTGACTGTTCCGAATACTGAACCAGAACCCACCTATAGCGAACCCGCAACTGTTCCAGACTACTCTACACCTGATCCGAGTTATTCTGAACCCGCCCCTAATCCTGAACCAGAATATTATTCCGAACCCTACAGCCCAGAAATTCCTAATATTGTCCCTCCACCTGAACAAGAGATTGTTTTTCCAGAAACACCCCCCGCAGAGGAGTCTCCAGCTAATGCTTATATAGATCCAACGGATTATCAAATTGGGGCCACGGACGGCTATGAAGCTCCCTCTACAGTGGTATTCTCCGAACGTTCAACTGGATGCGAAGCGGCTTTAGAATTAGGACAATCCGCCGGAGATTTATGCGTCCCGGCTTATCCCTCATCAATTTATCAGGCGGAAAATAATCAAGTTCCCTATACTGGAAATACTCCCTACATTGGCAATAATAATTTAGGCTCTATTCCCAACCCCTTACTAGACGGGGGAAATACCGCCTATGGTCAGCCCAATTCCTCCTACACTAATGGTTTTGTTGCCAACTCCGAGGCTAATATTGGGGGCGGTTACGAGGCCAACTATACTTATAATCAGCAACCTCAATCCGTTGATTATGGTTCTGGTGGGTCATACTCTGGGGAAGTAGCCGTTACCGGGTTTAGCCCGATTCAAGTTGGCCCAATGGTGGTCAGCAGTATGAGTAATTCCGGTTTGACCTATTATAATCGCACCCAACGTCCGGCGGCGGTGCGGGGAAATGGCAATAGCAGCGCGCTTTTTCCCCTAACTATTCCCTCCCCAATTACTTCTTTATTTGGTTGGCGTGAACACCCGGTTTTGGGTTATGGCCGTTTTCACACCGGGATTGATTTAGGGGCTGATGAAGGGACACCCGTTGTGGCTTCCTATTCCGGTCAAGTGTCCGTCGCCGATTGGTTAGGGGGCTACGGGATGGCGGTGGTACTAAATCACTCGGAAAAATCCCAGGAAACCCTCTATGGTCACTTATCGGAATTGTTTGTTAAACCCGGAGAGCAGGTTAAACAGGGGGAAGTGATTGGACGGGTCGGAAGTACGGGGATATCCACCGGGCCCCATTTACACTTTGAGTTGCGGAAGTTAACCAGTCAAGGTTGGGTGGCTATTGACCCCCGCAATGATATTGAAGTGGCGCTGGCTCAACTATTAAATACCATGAAGGTGGCGCAGGTTCCTTCCTCAGAATTTATTGCCAAATTAGCAGAAAAAACCACCGATGTTGAAACCGGAATTCCTAAATTACCCCCGTTACCGCCGGGTGTGGATGTGATGATTCCTAATTTAGAACCTCCTACCCTGAATTTTGGATTTGCAGAGAATCTTAAAAGTCCTGGATAA
- a CDS encoding ATPase, with translation MDIEEFLKLADNVVFSETEKHLDDLQKAVLRGVWDGQKYSEIAEECYLTEAYVRNLASQLWKMFSGILGENIRKSNIISSLERSQSAYFLNYNESVNLSHVNICNNNSSSIIPKERSPSSPKQQQIDLGTAPDIKKICDRIHELKTLQNWIIQENCRLVSIIGLSGIGKTTLTRYLIQTLQPEFEAIIWRSFYTSPSLEITLKNLLLFLSNQSLTELPVSLEEKLSLLIEYLRTKRCLIILDDVQTLLN, from the coding sequence ATGGATATAGAAGAATTTTTAAAGTTAGCAGACAATGTGGTTTTTTCGGAGACGGAAAAACATCTGGATGATCTGCAAAAAGCCGTCTTGCGCGGTGTATGGGATGGCCAAAAATATTCTGAAATCGCAGAAGAATGTTATCTTACCGAGGCTTATGTGAGAAATTTAGCCTCACAATTATGGAAAATGTTTTCAGGGATTTTAGGTGAAAATATTAGGAAATCGAATATTATATCGAGTTTGGAACGCTCACAATCAGCTTATTTTTTGAATTATAATGAGTCTGTAAATCTTAGCCATGTTAATATATGCAATAATAACTCATCATCAATAATTCCCAAAGAGCGATCGCCTTCTTCCCCAAAACAACAACAAATTGACTTAGGAACAGCACCGGATATCAAGAAAATATGCGATCGCATTCACGAATTAAAAACCCTACAAAATTGGATAATTCAAGAAAATTGTCGCCTAGTTTCTATTATTGGATTAAGTGGTATTGGTAAAACTACCCTAACTCGTTATTTAATTCAAACCCTACAACCAGAATTTGAAGCAATTATATGGCGAAGTTTTTATACTTCCCCCAGTTTGGAAATTACCCTAAAAAATTTATTACTATTTTTATCTAATCAATCCTTAACGGAATTACCTGTTAGTTTAGAAGAAAAATTATCTTTATTAATCGAATATCTGAGAACAAAACGCTGTCTGATTATTCTGGATGATGTGCAAACTTTACTCAATTAA